A stretch of DNA from Bacteroides sp.:
AAAATCTCCTTGAGCATAAAATGGGGGAAACCACCTTTCTCAATGGCAGAGAGCTGCATCTCGAGGTGATGTACATAGGGTGTTTTTTCCTTGTTGCGGATGGTCTTGATCTTCAGATCGCCCTTACGGGGGATGATGGCGAGTTCCTCATCATCGAGGTAGACCACGTTCTGCGTATACTCCACTATGGGAGAGGCGTCTGAGGCAATGAAGTACTCGCCCTCGCCCAGGCCGATCACCAGGGGGCTGCCTTTTTTGGCGGCGATGAGCAGGTCGGGGTCGCTCTGGGAGATCACTACGATGGCATAGGCGCCCACCACGTAGTTCATGGCAATGCGCACGGCCTCCACCAGGTCGACGTTTTCGTTTTGCTGGATGTCCTCAATGAGGTGGATCAGGACCTCTGTGTCGGTATTGCTCTGGAAAACATAGCCCCGGTTGATCAACTCGGTTTTTAGCGAGCCGTAATTTTCGATGATGCCGTTGTGGATGATGGCCAGTTTGCGGCTCTGACTGAAATGTGGATGGGCATTGACATCATTGGGTTCGCCATGGGTGGCCCAGCGGGTATGACCGATTCCCACGGTACCTGAAAGGTCTTCGCCTTTCAGCCTTTCTTCCAGGGATGATACTTTCCCGTGGTTCTTAAACAACTTCAGGCCGCCATCAAGCAGGGCCATCCCAGCGCTGTCGTAACCACGGTATTCAAGTCTTTTCAGACCTTTAATCAATACCGGGTATGCTTCGCGCGGGCCAATATAGCCAACAATTCCACACATAACTCTGGATAAGTTTTGGGGAGAAAATCAATTAAACTGGGTATACCTGATTTCGAGTTTCATGGGGTTCTCCTGCCGGCCAGGCCCATTCAGCACCACGCGCTGGGCATTTTCGGCTGAACCCGATATCAGCAGCACCAGGTCGGCATTCTCCAGTTTCCCATCAATCACTTCCTGGATGTGCTGCGTAATATTGAACTCGTATTGATTCAGGTCCTCATTATAGGCGCCCCCAAAGTAGGAAGCCCCGATATTGTAATCGCTCAGGGCAACCAGCTCTTCTTCCTCTGACATTTGCAGCAGGATGAGGTTATTAGCCGCATAAAAATTATCCGTGACGAAATTGGTGTCGACCGGAACAATCAGTTTTGCCTGGTTAATGTAAATACTGGAAACTTCCGACAGATCCATAATATGAGGCAGGTTGATCCGGGTGCGAAGCCCCCCAAGAGCTTTCAGGAACAGCAGGGTGTCGTTGGTTTGCCCGGGGTTGTTGAGCTGTTCAGTAATGGCAGGATGACTGCCCTGGAAGTCAAAATGCTCGACATAGGTCATGCGGCGGGTAAAGTCATTGACATAAAACCGGTAATTCCTGGACACGGGAACGGTGTCAGCGGCCTCGTGGTAATAGATGGCCATGTAGGTAAAGGGGGAATACATGTTGATGTTGAAAATAGATCCTCCCTCGGAGAAATTATCTGCAACGGTAATCATGATTCCTTTGAAATATTCCAGGAAGTTGGTGATATTCTCAAAATATTCGGTGCCATTGGCATCCAGGATCTTCTGGCCTATACGGTCGGAGAGCCTCATTTTAAAATGGGGCGCGAAATAAAGGGTATCGATCAGGGTACTGTCGGCAGGAGCAGGGCGCAGCAAACGCTGCCCGATATTTCGCTGATCGACAGCCAGGGGCTGGTTGTTGTAAAGGGTGTCGGCATCAGGGATGTCATCGAGCAATTCGAAGACCCTGATGGTCTGTATGGTTTCCTCGTTTCCGTAAAAGGAACCCGTATACCCCAGGGAAAGGACAACGGAGTCGAGTATGGGTTCTTCGCCAAGGGAGAAGTCGTTGGCAGGCAGACGAAACTGTGTCAGGATGCTGGCCCTGGTTTTCCCGAACACCGGGTCATGCATCATGCCCAGCAGGTTTTGATACCCCAGATTGGTCGGGATGGTGTCATCCTTTTCAAAATAGGTGGTAATGCTGACCGTATCGGTTATCATAAAACCAGCCTGATCTTCAATCAGGTCTAGTCCGATGGCATCGGGCTCAGTGCAGGACTGCCAGGAAAGCAGCAGGAAAAATACAGCCAGAACGGAAAGCGGAAGGCGGAAAAAACCCCCGCTTGAACGGGGGATCATTTGAGTTTTCAACATTGATATTTTTTGAATCAGCAAGGTCAGGAACAAGGGTTATGTTTCAAAACGCAAATTTATAAGAATTTATTCTGAAACAACGGGTTCATTAACCAATACCTCATCATAAAAATCGTTAAAGGCCTCAATATAGGTTTCCATGGGCTGGTAATCCAGCAGGGGCTTATTCGATTGACGGGCATATTGCTCGACTTCGGGATGAATATCCTGGTGGCCGAAAATAACGCCGTCGGCATAATCGATGGCAGCCTTGCTGATGTTCACAAAGGTAGGATCCTGATACTGGGCAATATGTTCTGCTTTGATGTCCTTGCCCTGCAGTTTCTTATACAGTTCAGGATTCAGCGAGCCGGGGAATTCATCATTGTAGACTGAATAAACCACTTTGGTGTCAGAAAACATGGGGTTTTCCTTAAGAGCCACCTTAAGGTAGAGCGGCATCAGGCTGGTGAACCAGCCATTGCAATGAACCACATCAGGGGCCCAGCCCAGTTTCTTCACAGTTTCAATGACGCCGCGGGCAAAGAAAATGGCCCGTTCATCATTGTCGGGGGCATACTTTCCCGATTTGTCGGCAAGGGTGTACTTGCGCTGGAAGAAATCTTCATTGTCGATAAAGTAAATCTGCATGCGGGCTGCCTGGATGGAAGCCACTTTTATAATCAACGGATGGTCGGTATCGTTGATCACCAGGTTCATACCCGAAAGGCGGATGACTTCGTGAAGCTGATTGCGACGCTCGTTGATATTGCCGAAACGGGGCATAAACGTTCGAATCTCCTTGCCTTTTTCCTGAATACCCTGGGGAAGATGCCGGCCGATAAGGCCCATGTGGCTTTCCTTCAGATACGGGGTGATTTCCTGTTGAACGAAAAGTACTCTGGGTTTTTCCATAAACGTAAGGAGTTGACTGTTAGAAAGAAAAAATGGTTTGCAAATTTACGGATTTTTTTGGTCATTTTCAAATTTAAGTTTTAGCTTTGCCGATTTGTTTTGTGTAGCCGTTTCTTTATGCTTACTTTTGCAATCAGCTAATTTGCAGTAAGATACTTTTGGGGCTTTAAAAAACACATTACGAGAACTTCATTCTGATTTATTTATTCCTGACGATTTACTCCGTGAAAGGTTTAGGCAGATATTTTAGGGTTTTGATATTCCTGGCGCTGGGCTTGCTGCTGCTATGGTGGGTTACCCGCGGGCAGGATCTCGACAAGATCATGGAGGAGTTCAGGAATGCCAATTATTTCTGGATTCTGATGGCCATGGTTGCAGGCATTTTCAGCCATGTTGCCAGGGCCATGCGCTGGAACATCCTGATCAGGTCGATGGGGTTCAAAGTCGGGCTGGGCAACACCTTCCATGCCGTCATGTCAGGATACCTGGCCAACCTG
This window harbors:
- a CDS encoding DUF4270 domain-containing protein; translation: MIPRSSGGFFRLPLSVLAVFFLLLSWQSCTEPDAIGLDLIEDQAGFMITDTVSITTYFEKDDTIPTNLGYQNLLGMMHDPVFGKTRASILTQFRLPANDFSLGEEPILDSVVLSLGYTGSFYGNEETIQTIRVFELLDDIPDADTLYNNQPLAVDQRNIGQRLLRPAPADSTLIDTLYFAPHFKMRLSDRIGQKILDANGTEYFENITNFLEYFKGIMITVADNFSEGGSIFNINMYSPFTYMAIYYHEAADTVPVSRNYRFYVNDFTRRMTYVEHFDFQGSHPAITEQLNNPGQTNDTLLFLKALGGLRTRINLPHIMDLSEVSSIYINQAKLIVPVDTNFVTDNFYAANNLILLQMSEEEELVALSDYNIGASYFGGAYNEDLNQYEFNITQHIQEVIDGKLENADLVLLISGSAENAQRVVLNGPGRQENPMKLEIRYTQFN
- a CDS encoding glycogen/starch synthase, producing the protein MEKPRVLFVQQEITPYLKESHMGLIGRHLPQGIQEKGKEIRTFMPRFGNINERRNQLHEVIRLSGMNLVINDTDHPLIIKVASIQAARMQIYFIDNEDFFQRKYTLADKSGKYAPDNDERAIFFARGVIETVKKLGWAPDVVHCNGWFTSLMPLYLKVALKENPMFSDTKVVYSVYNDEFPGSLNPELYKKLQGKDIKAEHIAQYQDPTFVNISKAAIDYADGVIFGHQDIHPEVEQYARQSNKPLLDYQPMETYIEAFNDFYDEVLVNEPVVSE